In the Sinomonas cyclohexanicum genome, CCGGGTGCGTGGCCGGGCTCAAGGCGGTGGCGTAGCCATGGCGTGGATCGTGCTGCTCGCCTCCGCCGTGCTCGAGGCCGTCTGGGCGACGGCGCTCGGCGCATCCGAGGGCTTCAGCCAGCCCGCCGCGACGGCGGTCTTCGCCGTCGCGGCCACGGCGAGCATGGCCGGGCTCGCCGTGGCCGTCCGGCGGATCCCGCTCGCGACGGCCTACGCCGTGTGGGTGGGCGTGGGCGCGTCGCTTACTGTGGCGTGGGCGATGCTCACGGGAGCCGAGGCCTTCAGCTGGCTCAAGCTCGTGTTCATCGCCGGGATCGTGGCGTGCTCGGCCGGGCTCAAGGCCCTGGGCGGCGAGTCCTCGGCCGCCTCTACTCCTGCGACGCCCGGTGCATCCCGGTGAACTGGGAGACCCAGTGCGAGGGGTCCGCGACCTTGAACTGGCGCCCCGTGACCTCACCGGGGACGA is a window encoding:
- a CDS encoding DMT family transporter, with the translated sequence MAWIVLLASAVLEAVWATALGASEGFSQPAATAVFAVAATASMAGLAVAVRRIPLATAYAVWVGVGASLTVAWAMLTGAEAFSWLKLVFIAGIVACSAGLKALGGESSAASTPATPGASR